A genomic window from Bacillus sp. BGMRC 2118 includes:
- a CDS encoding LysM peptidoglycan-binding domain-containing protein, which yields MKKILFGLTFLIALFLAEPAFAYTVEKGDTMSKIAKEHGVSLEELAQLNPEIQDLDLIHIGQVIHTEVKEAVENVESITTTTERLEINSPAPVTNSAEPVVEESESTNLTLSQNDFDLLARLVRAEAQTEPFEGKVAVAAVVLNRVDSPKFPDTIRGVIYQKRQFQPVSNGQINRPADEESIRAVEAALSDMRHIAEGSLFFYNPKIATSRWLDKRQTVVAIGQHVFKN from the coding sequence ATGAAAAAAATACTATTTGGACTCACATTCTTAATTGCTCTTTTCTTAGCAGAGCCAGCATTTGCTTACACGGTTGAAAAAGGAGACACAATGTCTAAGATTGCAAAGGAACATGGTGTTTCATTAGAAGAATTAGCACAGCTAAATCCTGAAATCCAAGATCTTGATCTGATTCATATCGGACAAGTTATTCATACAGAAGTAAAAGAAGCGGTTGAAAATGTTGAAAGTATCACGACAACAACTGAACGACTAGAAATCAATAGCCCTGCCCCTGTCACGAATTCTGCAGAACCTGTTGTAGAAGAAAGTGAATCTACGAATTTAACTCTCTCTCAAAACGATTTCGACCTTTTAGCTAGGCTTGTACGAGCTGAAGCACAGACTGAGCCATTTGAAGGAAAAGTGGCGGTTGCAGCTGTGGTGCTAAATCGCGTTGATAGCCCTAAATTCCCTGATACCATTCGAGGCGTAATCTATCAGAAACGCCAATTCCAACCTGTAAGTAACGGTCAAATTAATCGACCTGCCGATGAAGAATCAATAAGAGCGGTAGAAGCTGCATTATCCGATATGCGTCACATTGCGGAAGGATCTCTGTTTTTCTATAATCCGAAAATTGCAACAAGCCGTTGGTTAGATAAACGACAAACCGTAGTAGCCATTGGACAGCATGTATTTAAAAATTAA
- a CDS encoding LLM class flavin-dependent oxidoreductase, which yields MTSFNIEVSALNLAPIRAGQTPKEAIDSMVDLAQSLENVGYKRYWIAEHHNTPTLVSSATSILINHTLQQTKTIRVGSGGVMLPNHSPLVVAEQFGTMATIYGDRVDLGLGRAPGTDMMTAGALRRSQNDSVYTFPDDVKQLLTYFGPSDVQGYVKAHPGVGTNVPIYILGSSTESAYLAAQLGLPYAFASHFAPTYMEDAIRIYKSRFQASPFLDKPYMMVGLNVIAADSDEEAEFLSTSMQQFFLNIVRGTQNPLQPPVESMEDIWNPMEKEMASKMSSMGFFGSKETVRRQLTRFQELYNVNEIIGVSYIFDEDKQKRSYEMFKEVVDGQ from the coding sequence ATGACATCATTTAATATAGAAGTATCAGCACTGAATTTAGCTCCTATTCGCGCAGGTCAAACGCCGAAAGAGGCGATTGATTCAATGGTTGACTTAGCTCAAAGCTTAGAAAATGTAGGATACAAGCGTTATTGGATTGCCGAACACCACAATACACCAACATTAGTAAGCTCAGCAACTTCCATCTTAATTAACCATACGTTGCAGCAAACAAAAACAATTCGTGTTGGATCTGGCGGAGTCATGCTTCCAAATCACTCACCACTAGTAGTAGCCGAGCAGTTTGGAACGATGGCGACCATTTATGGAGATCGCGTTGATTTAGGTTTAGGTCGTGCTCCCGGTACAGACATGATGACAGCTGGTGCACTTCGCCGCTCTCAAAACGATTCGGTATATACATTCCCTGATGATGTAAAGCAGCTGCTTACGTACTTTGGGCCATCTGATGTTCAAGGCTATGTAAAAGCTCATCCTGGTGTAGGGACAAACGTTCCTATCTATATTTTAGGGTCTTCCACAGAATCGGCTTACTTAGCCGCGCAATTAGGCTTACCCTATGCGTTTGCGTCTCATTTTGCACCAACATACATGGAGGATGCAATCCGTATTTACAAATCACGCTTCCAGGCATCACCATTTTTAGACAAGCCTTATATGATGGTAGGGTTAAATGTGATTGCCGCAGACAGTGATGAAGAAGCTGAATTTTTATCCACATCTATGCAGCAATTTTTCCTCAATATCGTACGAGGTACTCAAAATCCATTGCAGCCGCCTGTTGAAAGTATGGAAGACATCTGGAATCCGATGGAAAAGGAAATGGCATCAAAAATGTCAAGCATGGGCTTCTTTGGCAGTAAAGAAACGGTCCGCCGTCAATTAACGCGCTTCCAAGAGTTATACAATGTAAATGAAATAATTGGAGTGTCGTATATATTTGACGAAGACAAGCAGAAGCGCTCTTACGAAATGTTTAAAGAGGTTGTAGATGGTCAGTAA
- a CDS encoding diguanylate cyclase has protein sequence MHPQLTTYITLVCTSGVLNLYLCLYAFGKRHHYKNIADFFILYTAFITIYCFGSAFGLMSTTIEQIKFWTVVQYIGLALSPPLGMLFIMQYLGYSITKTKRTLILMVPVFTFIAVATNEWHHLFYRVYEIDRALGAPYIYQEIGTLYMIHGVFIFSCMFLAFLLVLFRFRETAKEYRPQLLALLCGQLIPIVTAFIYLVGLTPDGIDPVPMVLCLSSLLYLWSIHSSRLFTILPIAKEAIFHSINDGVIVLDESHRLIEYNEACKMMFPHLNQSLFGKHVDDVWKQVTGNTFPFQLDQIETTYEINITSKQIYQVRTSLIKHRYSRPGLLILFTDVSQVKELQAKLEHQAYYDELTQIFNRRAFFQLCEPAYADTKRDKQPYSILLMDIDYFKSVNDTYGHGVGDRLLNHVAKTCEAQLKEGMLFARYGGEEFVLALLGYTTEQAKAYANSLCRQVEQQPLILREGVLSVTLSVGLAETTGAPDETLNQLLNKADQALYKAKENGRNQVQLYKEVKALQLD, from the coding sequence GTGCACCCACAATTAACCACGTATATCACGCTTGTCTGTACATCAGGCGTACTGAACTTGTATTTATGTTTATATGCATTTGGTAAGCGACATCATTATAAAAATATTGCTGATTTTTTCATTTTATATACTGCATTCATAACGATTTACTGTTTTGGGTCTGCTTTTGGATTGATGTCAACGACAATTGAACAAATTAAATTCTGGACGGTGGTTCAATATATAGGGTTAGCATTATCACCACCACTTGGTATGTTGTTTATAATGCAATATTTAGGATATTCTATTACGAAAACAAAGCGGACATTGATTCTAATGGTTCCTGTGTTTACATTCATTGCAGTGGCAACTAATGAATGGCATCATTTATTTTATCGTGTATATGAGATTGATAGGGCACTAGGAGCACCGTATATCTATCAAGAGATTGGCACGTTGTATATGATTCATGGTGTCTTTATCTTTTCTTGTATGTTTTTAGCCTTTCTTCTGGTATTGTTTCGCTTTAGAGAAACAGCAAAAGAGTATCGCCCTCAGTTACTTGCTTTATTGTGTGGACAACTCATTCCCATTGTGACAGCTTTTATCTATTTAGTAGGGCTAACTCCCGACGGAATAGATCCTGTACCTATGGTATTATGTCTTTCGTCTTTATTGTATTTGTGGTCGATTCATTCATCCCGATTGTTTACAATTTTGCCGATTGCAAAAGAAGCGATTTTCCATAGTATTAATGATGGGGTGATTGTCCTGGATGAGTCACATCGTCTCATCGAATATAATGAAGCATGTAAGATGATGTTTCCTCATCTGAATCAATCGTTGTTTGGGAAGCACGTTGACGATGTTTGGAAACAGGTAACGGGGAATACATTTCCATTTCAGTTAGATCAAATAGAAACCACATATGAAATCAACATTACGTCAAAACAGATCTACCAAGTCCGTACGTCACTTATTAAGCATAGGTATAGTAGACCGGGACTACTCATCCTTTTTACAGATGTTTCACAGGTGAAAGAACTCCAGGCTAAGCTAGAGCATCAAGCTTACTATGATGAACTCACACAAATTTTCAACCGTCGTGCCTTTTTTCAACTGTGTGAACCCGCATATGCAGATACAAAGCGAGACAAACAACCTTATTCAATCCTGTTAATGGACATCGATTACTTTAAAAGCGTAAATGATACATACGGTCATGGTGTAGGTGATCGACTGCTTAACCATGTAGCCAAGACATGTGAAGCACAACTGAAGGAAGGAATGCTCTTTGCCAGATACGGTGGAGAGGAGTTTGTTCTTGCACTTTTGGGCTATACAACCGAGCAAGCAAAAGCCTACGCTAACTCACTTTGTCGACAAGTGGAACAACAGCCACTTATTCTTAGAGAAGGAGTTCTTTCTGTTACACTAAGTGTGGGATTGGCTGAGACAACAGGTGCTCCAGACGAGACGCTAAACCAGCTACTAAATAAAGCAGACCAAGCCTTATATAAAGCAAAAGAAAATGGACGAAATCAAGTACAACTTTACAAAGAGGTAAAGGCTTTGCAGCTCGATTGA
- a CDS encoding GNAT family N-acetyltransferase, which yields MVAKNTFPRIETERLILRQITNYDAEDILSYLSDYNVMKYYGMEPFSSIEDALEEISWYESIVEKNTGIRWGITLKGQGRVIGSCGFLNIVTQHYRSEIGFELSKDYWGQGIASEAVEAVIRYGFEQFNFQRIQALIEPLNHPSQKMVERLGFVKEGLLRNYEYTCGKFDDLLLYSLLLQDFHD from the coding sequence ATGGTAGCTAAGAATACTTTTCCTAGAATTGAAACTGAAAGATTAATATTAAGACAAATCACAAACTATGATGCAGAAGATATTTTAAGTTACTTATCTGACTACAATGTGATGAAGTACTACGGAATGGAACCTTTTTCATCAATTGAAGATGCATTGGAAGAGATATCTTGGTATGAATCAATAGTTGAAAAGAATACTGGAATTAGATGGGGAATAACCTTGAAAGGACAAGGAAGGGTGATTGGTAGTTGTGGTTTTTTAAACATCGTTACACAACATTACCGATCTGAAATTGGTTTTGAGTTAAGTAAAGACTATTGGGGACAAGGAATTGCAAGCGAAGCAGTTGAAGCTGTAATTAGATACGGATTTGAACAATTCAATTTTCAACGAATTCAAGCATTAATCGAACCCCTCAATCATCCATCTCAAAAGATGGTAGAAAGATTGGGATTTGTTAAAGAAGGTCTACTGAGAAATTATGAATATACTTGTGGGAAATTTGATGACTTATTATTGTATTCATTATTATTACAAGACTTTCATGACTAG
- a CDS encoding methyl-accepting chemotaxis protein, translating to MDKQEQTRGQFNEIINVQRSLRVKMIVSVVISLLISSPISEIINIQLRKFIDGSFGVFINTGVTLLVSTLILSLVTRFLIIGRLNRVLEATKLAADGDLTVKIEDKSKDEIGQLASSFNIMITNLNEIVKKTNQTATQVSSYSEEFKVSAEQSSASVEQISNAVQEIVSGSELQSSKAIDLTESAKLVDAEMKNVHTSIQSVSHVANETNSRADIGLKLIDETISKMNIIQDSVKDSSEIVNSLGEKSNEISQIVSLITSIAEQTNLLALNASIEAARAGEHGKGFAVVADEVRKLAEESARAGGDIRKLVNEILSQTTSAVSSINKGTDIVEDGRITVNKTGDAFKDIVNYVHNITHQSDEVMKAMSVVSEKTSQTTDIISEIASIAEQTSSSVQNVAASIEEQSASNEEITSSATVISEMANNLKNEISKFKSH from the coding sequence ATGGACAAGCAGGAACAAACAAGAGGACAGTTTAACGAGATTATTAACGTACAAAGAAGTTTACGAGTGAAGATGATCGTTTCAGTTGTAATTAGTCTATTAATTAGTTCACCTATTTCTGAAATCATTAATATACAACTAAGAAAATTCATTGATGGTAGTTTTGGAGTTTTTATTAACACGGGAGTCACATTATTAGTTTCTACATTGATTCTATCTTTAGTTACGAGATTTCTAATCATAGGTAGACTTAACAGAGTATTAGAGGCAACTAAATTAGCAGCAGACGGTGATTTAACAGTTAAAATTGAAGATAAATCTAAAGATGAAATTGGACAATTAGCTTCCTCATTTAATATTATGATCACTAATCTTAACGAAATAGTTAAGAAAACGAATCAAACTGCTACACAGGTATCATCATACTCAGAAGAATTTAAAGTAAGTGCGGAACAGAGTAGTGCTTCGGTTGAGCAAATTTCGAATGCAGTTCAAGAAATCGTATCTGGATCAGAGCTGCAATCTAGTAAAGCAATAGATCTAACTGAATCTGCTAAACTAGTAGATGCAGAAATGAAGAATGTCCATACCTCTATTCAATCTGTGTCACATGTGGCAAATGAAACGAATTCGAGAGCGGATATAGGTTTAAAATTGATTGATGAAACAATTTCAAAAATGAATATTATTCAGGATTCCGTTAAAGATTCCTCTGAAATTGTAAATTCACTTGGTGAAAAATCTAATGAAATAAGTCAAATAGTATCACTCATAACGAGTATTGCAGAGCAAACTAACCTGCTTGCTTTAAATGCATCGATAGAGGCTGCAAGAGCAGGTGAACACGGTAAAGGTTTTGCAGTAGTTGCAGATGAAGTTCGTAAGTTAGCCGAAGAATCGGCCCGAGCTGGAGGAGACATAAGAAAATTGGTTAATGAAATATTAAGCCAAACAACTAGTGCGGTAAGCTCAATAAACAAGGGAACAGATATTGTAGAAGATGGAAGAATTACCGTTAACAAAACAGGCGATGCCTTTAAGGATATTGTGAATTATGTACACAATATTACTCATCAATCTGATGAGGTAATGAAAGCAATGTCAGTTGTTAGTGAAAAAACAAGCCAGACAACAGATATTATCTCTGAGATAGCTAGTATTGCTGAACAAACATCTTCTAGTGTACAAAATGTAGCAGCTTCCATTGAAGAACAATCTGCTTCTAATGAAGAAATTACTTCTTCTGCAACTGTTATAAGTGAGATGGCAAATAACTTAAAGAACGAGATTAGCAAATTTAAAAGTCATTAA